A stretch of Vespa velutina chromosome 8, iVesVel2.1, whole genome shotgun sequence DNA encodes these proteins:
- the LOC124951135 gene encoding uncharacterized protein LOC124951135, with the protein MELRLLFILVLCNLTFAEEYHTTKRTKTSNNDVSMQEEPPEGYYAFVESPNAEPPKVKPPPYVESDKECHDTGKGKGYASVYNICGDLNKGFIPKNPMKQYINGSSYPFTLIKNHTLKFLSKALPILKADESLPKVAKIQPVQNSVDPDRKRSRNKRSSDINNNANRNGRKFCENGSGVVCMLYKAIQGEPLVASAAERRDEPSTQEYHQRNPVQEKPEYTGPPTPCPAKVEYATPVFAKNYQGVWRYVVQIPYEGYFTQTIEVTRCMQSRCHYLDGGCLSSPRWTSLLVAEIFYPETFLEGSQIDRFPGPRDPVVGVPPPVHDFQNYQQYLQKRAGENEARNSGSSQQHHCDGVDEMGCFQVRLYYDWFLIPGSCKCWRPDYFNRYVRRSGSSTEL; encoded by the exons atggaactacgtttattattt ATATTAGTTTTATGTAATTTAACTTTTGCTGAAGAATATCATACCACTAAACGAACAAAAACAAGTAATAACGATGTATCTATGCAAGAAGAACCTCCAGAAGGATATTATGCATTTGTTGAATCACCAAATGCTGAACCACCTAAAGTTAAACCACCACCATATGTTGAAAGCGATAAAGAATGTCAtg ATACTGGGAAAGGAAAGGGCTATGCGTCTGTGTATAATATTTGTGGTGATTTAAATAAAGGATTTATACCTAAAAATCCAATGAAGCAATATATAAATGGATCTTCCTATCCATT cactttaataaaaaatcatactCTCAAGTTTTTGAGCAAAGCTTTGCCAATTTTAAAAGCAGATGAATCTTTACCAAAAGTTGCCAAAATTCAACCTGTGCAAAATTc AGTTGATCCTGATCGAAAGCGAAGTAGGAATAAAAGATCttctgatataaataataatgcaaatcGTAATGGTCGCAAATTTTGTGAGAATGGTAGTGGAgt GGTATGTATGTTATACAAAGCAATTCAAGGTGAACCATTGGTAGCATCAGCAGCAGAACGCAGAGATGAGCCTTCAACACAAGAATATCATCAAAGAAATCCTGTTCAAGAAAAGCCTGAATATACTGGACCACCAACACCTTGCCCGGCAAAAGTAGAATATGCAACTCCAGTTTTTGCAAAAAATTATCAAGGAGTTTGGCGTTATGTTGTGCAAATTCCTTATGAGGGTTACTTTACACAAACAATTGAAGTTACTCGATGCAT gcAATCAAGATGCCATTACTTAGATGGTGGTTGTTTGTCTTCACCACGATGGACAAGTTTATTGGTAGCTGAAATTTTTTATCCAGAAACTTTTCTGGAAGGGAGTCAGATTGACAGATTTCCAGGTCCCAGAGATCCTGTTGTCGGTGTTCCACCACCTGTACATGATTTCCAAAATTATCAACAGTACTTGCAAAAGCGTGCAGGTGAAAATGAAGCACGTAATAGTGGCAGTTCTCAACAGCATCATTGCGATGGTGTAGATGAAATGGGTTGTTTCCAG GTACGATTATATTATGATTGGTTTTTAATACCAGGCAGCTGTAAATGTTGGCGACCTGATTATTTTAATCGCTATGTTCGTCGTAGTGGATCTAGTACTGAATTATGA
- the LOC124951091 gene encoding protein pellino: MVIRSDGGSSESPLLVEEGETLGPPHSPRNKHPHNRSHVNPHECHSHRHDKPKQLVKYGELVILGYNGYLPPGDRGRRRSKFILFKRPIPNGVKRSKHYIVKTPHSSQAILNTKQHSISYTLSRTQAVIVEYTEDEETDMFQIGRSSESPIDFVVMDTCPGGSECGTANEGRVAQSTISRFACRILADRSNPRIARIYAAGFDSSRNIFLGEKATKWQENREIDGLTTNGVLIMHPRGQFCSGEAQCGFWREVSVGGGVFSLRESRSAQQKGNYVEDENNILQDGTLIDLCGATLLWRSAEGLAKSPTKHDLEELVDAINAGRPQCPVGLNTLVIPRKAASDTAQQQPYVYLKCGHVQGHHDWGQEEDKVTRKCPMCLVAGSVVKLTMGIEPAFYVDRGPPTYAFRPCGHMATEKTVKYWEQVAIPHGTNGYIAICPFCAVPLEGSPGYIKLIFQDNVD, translated from the exons ATGGTGATACG ATCGGATGGTGGTAGTAGCGAAAGTCCATTGCTCgtggaagaaggagaaactcTTGGCCCCCCTCATAGTCCACGTAATAAACATCCTCATAACCGATCACATGTGAATCCTCATGAATGTCATAGTCATCGCCATGATAAACCAAAGCAACTAGTAAAATATGGAGAATTAGTTATTCTTgg atacaaTGGATATCTTCCACCTGGTGATCGTGGTAGGAGGAGaagtaaattcattttatttaaaagaccAATACCAAATGGTGTTAAACGTAGTAAACATTACATTGTTAAAACTCCTCACAGTTCACAAGCCATTCTTAATACAAAACAGCATTCAATTTCATATACACTTTCCAGAACTCAAGCTGTTATAGTTGAATATACAGAAGATGAAGAAACAGATATGTTTCAA ATTGGTCGTTCATCTGAGTCACCAATCGATTTTGTTGTAATGGATACATGTCCTGGTGGTAGTGAATGTGGAACTGCAAATGAAGGCCGGGTTGCTCAGAGTACAATTAGTAGGTTTGCCTGTAGAATTCTTGCCGATCGATCTAATCCTAGAATTGCTAGAATTTATGCTGCTGGTTTTGATAGTTctagaaatatctttttaggG GAGAAAGCAACAAAATGgcaagaaaatagagaaattgaTGGTTTGACAACTAATGGTGTTTTGATAATGCATCCACGAGGACAATTTTGTAGTGGAGAAGCTCAATGTGGATTTTGGCGAGAAGTTAGTGTTGGAGGTGGAGTATTTTCTCTTAGAGAAAGCAGAAGTGCTCAACAAAAGGGAAATTATGTAGAAgatgaaaataacattttacaaGATGGTACTCTTATTGACTTATGTGGAGCTACATTACTTTGGAGATCGGCAGAAGGTCTTGCAAAATCACCA acAAAACATGATTTAGAAGAATTAGTTGATGCTATAAATGCTGGCCGGCCGCAATGTCCTGTTGGCTTAAATACTCTAGTTATTCCGCGTAAGGCTGCATCAGATACAGCTCAACAGCAAccatatgtttatttaaaatgtggTCATGTACAAGGTCATCATGATTGGGGACAGGAGGAAGATAAAGTAACAAGAAAGTGTCCAATGTGCTTGGTCGCTGGATCAGTAGTGAAACTTACAATGGGAATTGAACCTGCCTTTTATGTTGACAGAGGCCCACCTACTTATGCATTTAGACCTTGTGGACATATGGCTACAGAAAAAACTGTGAA ATACTGGGAACAGGTGGCAATACCACACGGTACAAATGGTTACATCGCGATCTGTCCCTTCTGTGCAGTTCCTCTTGAAGGTTCACCTGGTTATATAAAACTCATTTTTCAAGACAATGTAGATTGA
- the LOC124951150 gene encoding uncharacterized protein LOC124951150: MKLILLTILLLFDCCLGRTSSFSLLKYILSSNKNELKKVRSESELNGDDTVLDFIGLVQRHGYPAEEHKVTTDDGYILTMHRIPNSPLSDINKKKDVVFVQHGMTASSDSWVLLEPKKNLPFLLADTGYDVWLGNFRGNTYCRSHVNLTTNDRKFWEFSYHDIGLHDTPQNIDYVLNYTGSKKLFYIGHSMGTSVSYVMLSMKPSYNNKMRLVISLAPVSYFKHKFPPGLERIIKDVPKIKRILEAEGIYDILSQSKMMKLLGAKLCNEKSIFHSICASVLYLVSGRDTVQTNTSLIPYFLNYIPAGVSTQSLFHYYQNYLTGNFEAYDYGYEGNLIHYKKVNPPVYDIKKIIAPLALFYGINDVLTNDKDATELSKKLSNVVTCEAVPYECFSHLDFVIANDVKALLYDRLLDLMKHVSIYVTHVHLILSTWIVIILLIFFGLKIKPFSIFQKFFFLKTPYLSNVTSDFIELAKQNGYFAEEHTVVTEDGYTILFHRIPYSSVSNITHKIRPIILMQPGAFASSDYWILYGSKRSLPCSLADAGFDVWLGNARGNIYGQTHVKFSSKDKEFMQFSYHEIAIYDVPAIIDYILNYTKSKKLYFIGHSMGTTLSYVLLSMKPDYNEKISLVISLAPTAYWKKDIISPLMKFIMTYSSISKFLLESGEIYGITPKSIINKSLIAACSYKFILQSLCVPLIFGLFGSDPFQNKPSEIYKFINYYPSGGSFNIYYHYIQNIMTEKFQSYDYGYEYNMKLYKQKVPLEYDLTKISAPVALIYGKNDILVPDKFLVELYKKLPNIQLFEVVPYDHFTHIDFIIARNVKELLNDRIIDLLKHYSQ, translated from the exons atgaaattaattcttttaacgatactattattattcgattgtTGTTTGGGAAGaacttcatctttttctttgttaaaatatattctttcttcgaataaaaatgaattgaagAAAGTAAGAAGCGAATCAGAACTTAATGGCGATGATACTGTTTTAGATTTC ATTGGATTAGTTCAACGTCATGGATACCCGGCCGAGGAGCACAAAGTAACTACGGACGATGGTTACATACTGACAATGCATAGAATACCTAATAGTCCTTTATCagacataaataaaaagaaggatgtCGTATTTGTACAACACGGTATGACAGCATCATCTGATTCGTGGGTATTACTTGAGCCTAAGAAAAATCTCC cttTTTTACTTGCTGATACTGGATATGACGTCTGGCTTGGAAATTTCCGAGGAAATACTTATTGCAGATCTCATGTCAATTTGACGAcaaacgatcgaaaattttGGGAATTCag CTACCACGATATTGGCTTACATGATACTCCTCAAAACATCGACTATGTTCTTAATTATACAGGatcgaagaaattattttacataggACATTCTATGGGTACATCAGTTTCCTACGTTATGTTGTCCATGAAACcgagttataataataaaatgagattAGTTATAAGCTTAGCACCAGTTTCTTACTTTAAACACAAATTTCCACCAGGCTTAGAACGTATCATAAAAGACGTTCCAAAAATAAAG agaatATTAGAAGCAGAGGGGATTTATGACATCTTATCACAAtcaaaaatgatgaaattattGGGTGCCAAATTATGTAACGAGAAATCGATTTTCCACTCAATATGTGCGTCGGTATTGTATCTAGTTTCAGGACGTGATACTGTGCAAACAAATACC TCATTGATACCATACTTCTTGAATTATATACCTGCTGGTGTATCAACTCAAAGTCTATTCCactattatcaaaattatctaACAG GTAATTTCGAAGCTTATGATTATGGGTACGAAGGTAATCTTATTCactataaaaaagtaaatcctCCGGTTTATgacataaagaaaataattgctCCATTAGCATTATTTTATGGAATTAATGACGTATTAACGAATGACAAA gATGCAACTGAATTGAGCAAAAAATTGTCTAATGTCGTCACGTGCGAAGCTGTGCCGTACGAGTGTTTTTCTCATTTGGATTTTGTTATAGCGAATGATGTAAAAGCACTATTATATGATCGATTATTAGATTTAATGAAACA TGTTTCTATTTACGTTACACATGTACACCTTATCTTA tcAACGTggatagtaataattttattaatatttttcggaCTCAAAATTAAaccattttcaatatttcaaaaatttttttttctaaaaactCCATATTTAAGTAATGTTACTTCAGATTTT aTAGAATTAGCTAAACAGAATGGATATTTTGCGGAAGAACATACGGTTGTTACAGAAGATGGCTATACTATATTGTTTCATAGAATACCTTATAGTTCCGTATCAAATATTACCCATAAAATAAGACCAATAATATTGATGCAACCCGGTGCATTTGCTTCATCCGATTATTGGATTTTATATGGCTCTAAAAGAAGtcttc cgTGTTCACTTGCGGATGCTGGATTTGATGTATGGCTGGGAAATGCTCGAGGAAATATATACGGTCAAACTCatgtaaaattttcatcgaaggATAAAGAATTTATGCAATTTAG TTATCACGAAATTGCAATTTACGATGTTCCAgcaattatcgattatattcttaattatacaaaatcaaaaaaactttattttattggaCACTCAATGGGCACAACATTATCatatgttttattatcaatgaagccagattataatgaaaaaataagtttAGTTATAAGTTTGGCACCTACTGCATACTGgaagaaagatattatatctccactaatgaaatttataatgacaTACAGTTCAATATCCAAg tttttatTAGAATCAGGAGAAATTTATGGTATAACACctaaatcaattataaataaatcattgatagCAGCTtgttcttataaatttattttgcaaTCTTTATGTGTTCCATTAATTTTTGGATTGTTTGGATCAGATCCTTTCCAAAATAAACCT tcagaaatatataagtttattaattattatccatcAGGTGgttctttcaatatttattatcattacattCAAAATATCATGACAG aAAAGTTTCAAAGCTATGACTACggatatgaatataatatgaaactatataaacaaaaagtaCCACTTGAATACGacttaacaaaaatatcgGCACCAGTGGCCTTGATATACggaaaaaatgatatactTGTACCAGATAAG TTTTTGGTCGAGCTGTACAAAAAATTAccaaatattcaattatttgaaGTTGTACCATATGATCATTTTACTCACATAGATTTCATAATCGCCAGAAATGTAAAAGAGTTACTGAACGATCGTATTATAGATTTATTGAAACATTATtcgcaataa
- the LOC124951084 gene encoding GTP-binding protein Rheb homolog: MPPKQRKIAIMGYRSVGKSSLSIQFVEGQFVDSYDPTIENTFTKSTRVNSQDYEVKLVDTAGQDEYSIFPTQYSMDIHGYVLVYSITSAKSFEVVQIIYDKLLDITGKVHVPIVLVGNKTDLYVDRMITTAQGKQLADAWHAAFLETSAKQNESVADIFHTLLIEIEKADGNVQEKSSCVIS, from the exons ATGCCACCAAAACAGAGGAAAATAGCTATTATGGGATATAGATCAGtag GAAAATCATCACTAAGCATACAATTTGTCGAGGGACAATTTGTGGATTCATATGACCCTACGATAGAAAATA CATTTACCAAAAGTACACGAGTAAATAGTCAAGATTATGAGGTTAAACTAGTGGATACTGCAGGTCAAGATGAATATAGCATATTTCCAACTCAATATTCAATGGATATCCATGGTTATGTTTTGGTTTATAGTATAACTAGTGCAAAAAGTTTTGAAGttgtacaaattatttatgataagcTACTTGATATTACAGGAAAAGTCCA tGTTCCAATTGTATTGGTTGGCAATAAAACTGATTTGTATGTAGACAGAATGATAACAACTGCACAAGGTAAACAGTTAGCAGACGCTTGGCATGCAGCATTTTTAGAAACCAGTGCAAAACAAAATGAg TCTGTTGCTGATATTTTTCACACATTATtgattgaaattgaaaaggCTGATGGAAATGTACAAGAAAAATCAAGTTGTGTTATTTCTTGA